In the Staphylococcus sp. IVB6240 genome, one interval contains:
- a CDS encoding pathogenicity island protein → MKIKQRYYLSKVVKLIEKVLDEKDKEVFLSAKDRFHSMTEHKYDDTTFYERFLKSVHEELFNILAELDFEDEAFSIIEEVTATLDDVRHETQKVYHYSVINEKGEHKHATDRKGHIIGMLEWALEYIVGNIEVEEY, encoded by the coding sequence ATGAAAATTAAGCAAAGATATTATTTGTCGAAAGTAGTTAAATTGATTGAAAAAGTATTAGATGAGAAGGATAAAGAAGTTTTCTTATCAGCTAAAGACAGATTTCATTCAATGACAGAACATAAGTATGATGACACTACTTTTTATGAACGATTTTTAAAGTCAGTGCATGAAGAATTGTTTAATATTCTTGCTGAACTAGATTTTGAAGATGAAGCATTTTCTATTATTGAAGAAGTGACTGCGACATTAGATGATGTGAGACACGAGACACAAAAAGTTTACCATTATAGCGTTATTAATGAAAAAGGCGAACATAAACACGCAACAGATCGTAAAGGTCACATAATCGGAATGTTAGAGTGGGCGTTGGAATATATTGTAGGAAATATCGAAGTGGAGGAATACTAG
- a CDS encoding DUF1474 family protein — MNIEIRWLMEEIEIIKEKLEDLISTHSWFIDDVFTTHNLKSMEEVQIYGYAYNEHRIHCEQLFDLLYMYTDRLDKKINEFKEIEKASSAKFGDGTDNA, encoded by the coding sequence ATGAATATCGAAATTAGATGGCTTATGGAAGAAATTGAGATTATTAAAGAGAAATTAGAAGATTTAATTTCAACGCATAGCTGGTTTATTGATGATGTATTTACTACGCATAATCTGAAAAGTATGGAAGAAGTACAAATATATGGATATGCGTACAATGAACACCGCATTCACTGTGAACAGTTATTCGATTTGTTGTACATGTACACTGATAGGTTAGACAAGAAGATAAACGAGTTTAAAGAAATAGAAAAAGCGTCATCAGCGAAGTTTGGCGACGGAACTGATAACGCATAG
- the groES gene encoding co-chaperone GroES, with amino-acid sequence MLKPLGSRIVIEKKEQEQTTKSGIVLTDSAKENSNEGEVVAVGPGRLLDNGQRVAPEVQVGDRVVFQQYAGTEVKRNDKKYLVLDVEEVLAIIEA; translated from the coding sequence ATGTTAAAACCATTAGGAAGCCGTATTGTAATAGAGAAGAAAGAACAAGAACAAACAACGAAAAGTGGTATTGTATTAACAGATTCAGCAAAAGAGAATTCAAATGAAGGCGAAGTTGTCGCAGTAGGACCAGGTCGTTTATTAGATAATGGACAACGTGTTGCACCAGAAGTTCAAGTTGGTGATCGTGTTGTATTCCAACAATATGCAGGAACAGAAGTGAAACGCAATGACAAGAAATATCTTGTTTTAGATGTTGAAGAAGTATTGGCAATTATTGAAGCATAG
- a CDS encoding Bro-N domain-containing protein, with protein MIKQLFNNKEIRFIEKDGEYWAVASDVAKVLGFRDAFNATKYLPEHVRGTLKGSTTSGKKKARKFQDYTVINEKGIYRLVMRSNKPEAEDFQDWICDVLVELRQATGLKGYEAFRMLDKQKQKEAMAIIQRAHKSDKQINYIKANTIANKAVSTAFGYEKMIGKEEMTPDMLEVRQVILDDVVKLTETKNQFNLDIKVSKSIYDKYGVG; from the coding sequence ATGATTAAACAACTATTCAATAACAAAGAAATCCGTTTTATTGAAAAAGACGGTGAGTATTGGGCAGTAGCGAGTGATGTTGCAAAAGTATTAGGTTTTAGAGATGCATTCAATGCTACAAAATATTTACCTGAACATGTAAGAGGTACTCTTAAAGGTAGTACCACATCAGGTAAGAAGAAAGCTAGAAAATTTCAAGATTATACAGTAATTAATGAAAAAGGTATTTATCGACTTGTAATGCGTTCTAACAAGCCTGAAGCTGAAGATTTCCAAGATTGGATTTGTGACGTATTGGTTGAATTACGACAAGCTACTGGACTCAAAGGATATGAAGCCTTCCGCATGTTAGATAAACAAAAGCAAAAAGAAGCCATGGCTATTATTCAAAGAGCACATAAATCAGATAAACAAATCAACTACATTAAAGCCAATACTATTGCAAATAAAGCCGTATCAACTGCTTTTGGATATGAAAAGATGATTGGCAAAGAAGAAATGACACCAGATATGTTAGAGGTGCGTCAAGTTATTCTTGATGATGTTGTTAAGCTAACTGAAACGAAAAATCAATTTAATCTTGATATTAAAGTAAGCAAAAGTATTTATGACAAATATGGGGTGGGTTAA
- a CDS encoding phage portal protein, whose amino-acid sequence MYLFDEQIFCKEGEDVPKWLNKMLGLETIERTTAQQFEMLTGGFKSLSQFSGDAYSNDIYRSAVDTIARHIAKLSGKHVNNTKDFNNYKINRILQNRPNPYMSGYDFLYKVATQYYLFNNAFILVQKDNKGNLKNLYPLTPSSVEYVVDGVGEMYLKFLFNDGEVVHFHLSEIAVLRRHFNSNELLGDNNDAIMNTLQLAHTQNDGMTEAIKNSAQIRGILKYNQALSPSKLKEAKEEFTNNYLSMANNGGVVPLDTSMDYQQLNISDVQVDTSQIKVIKQKIYEYLGINEAIVTGSYDENTWQAFFESVIEPFAIQLSSELTEKIFTEREQSFSNRIIYESSKLQYASNQSKSTIIKELLPLGLLTINEARDLMNLPHVEDGDERIQSLNYIEKTLAKNYQMADKEVKADEGN is encoded by the coding sequence ATGTACTTATTTGACGAACAAATATTCTGTAAAGAAGGTGAAGATGTGCCGAAGTGGTTAAATAAGATGTTAGGACTTGAAACTATTGAGCGTACCACTGCACAACAGTTTGAAATGCTCACAGGTGGCTTTAAGTCATTATCTCAATTTTCAGGTGATGCATATTCAAACGACATATATCGTAGTGCAGTAGATACCATTGCACGCCATATTGCGAAGTTATCAGGCAAGCATGTAAACAATACGAAAGATTTTAATAACTATAAAATTAACAGAATCTTACAAAATAGACCCAATCCGTATATGAGTGGTTATGACTTTTTATATAAAGTGGCCACACAATACTACTTGTTCAATAACGCATTTATCCTTGTACAAAAGGACAATAAAGGCAACTTGAAAAACTTATATCCGTTAACACCAAGTAGTGTTGAATATGTGGTTGATGGTGTAGGTGAAATGTACCTAAAATTTTTGTTCAACGATGGTGAAGTTGTCCATTTTCATTTATCAGAAATAGCCGTGTTGCGTCGTCACTTTAACTCTAATGAATTACTCGGTGATAACAACGATGCAATCATGAATACGTTACAACTTGCGCACACACAAAATGATGGTATGACTGAGGCAATTAAGAATTCTGCTCAAATCAGAGGTATTCTGAAATACAATCAGGCATTGAGTCCTAGTAAGTTAAAAGAAGCAAAAGAAGAATTTACAAACAATTATTTATCAATGGCAAATAATGGCGGAGTTGTTCCATTAGATACGTCGATGGATTACCAGCAATTAAATATATCAGATGTTCAGGTGGATACGTCCCAAATAAAAGTGATTAAACAAAAGATATATGAGTATTTAGGAATCAATGAAGCTATTGTGACAGGTAGTTATGATGAGAACACATGGCAAGCGTTCTTTGAATCAGTCATTGAACCTTTCGCTATTCAGTTATCCTCAGAGCTTACCGAAAAGATTTTTACTGAACGTGAACAGTCTTTTAGCAATCGCATTATATATGAATCATCAAAATTACAGTATGCAAGCAATCAATCGAAATCAACGATTATCAAAGAATTGTTGCCACTCGGCTTATTGACCATTAATGAAGCACGTGACTTAATGAACTTGCCTCATGTTGAAGATGGAGATGAACGCATACAAAGTTTGAACTATATTGAAAAAACATTAGCAAAGAATTATCAAATGGCAGATAAGGAGGTTAAGGCAGATGAAGGAAATTAG
- the groL gene encoding chaperonin GroEL (60 kDa chaperone family; promotes refolding of misfolded polypeptides especially under stressful conditions; forms two stacked rings of heptamers to form a barrel-shaped 14mer; ends can be capped by GroES; misfolded proteins enter the barrel where they are refolded when GroES binds): MAKELKFSEDARQAMLRGVDQLANAVKVTIGPKGRNVVLDKEFGAPLITNDGVTIAKEIELEDPYENMGAKLVQEVANKTNEIAGDGTTTATVLAQAMIQEGLKNVTSGANPVGIRQGIDKAVAVAIESLHEISQKVENKEEIAQVGAISAANEEVGRYISEAMEKVGNDGVISIEESNGFNTELDVVEGMQFDRGYQSPYMVTDSDKMTAELENPYILITDKKISSFQDILPLLEQIVQSSRPILIVADEVEGDALTNLVLNRMRGTFTAVAVKAPGFGDRRKAMLEDLAILTGAQVITDDLGLDLKETTIDMLGTASKVEVTKDNTTVVGGNGDATNIDARVNQLKAQIDETDSDFDREKLQERLAKLAGGVAVIKVGAATETELKERKLRIEDALNSTRAAVEEGIVAGGGTALMNIYKNIEAIEAEGDMATGVKIVLKALQAPVRQIAENAGLEGSVIVEQMKNAEPGIGYNAATDEWVNMLDAGIVDPTKVTRSALQHAASVAAMFLTTEAVVANIPEDKGNDMPAMGGMPGMM, encoded by the coding sequence ATGGCGAAAGAACTTAAATTTTCAGAAGATGCACGCCAAGCAATGCTACGTGGCGTTGATCAATTAGCAAATGCTGTAAAAGTCACAATTGGACCAAAAGGGCGTAATGTCGTTTTAGATAAAGAATTTGGTGCACCATTGATTACGAATGATGGTGTCACAATTGCAAAAGAAATCGAGTTAGAAGATCCGTATGAAAATATGGGTGCAAAACTCGTTCAAGAAGTTGCAAACAAAACAAATGAAATCGCAGGGGATGGCACAACAACAGCAACAGTTCTTGCACAAGCGATGATTCAAGAAGGGCTTAAAAACGTCACAAGTGGCGCAAACCCTGTCGGCATCCGTCAAGGCATCGATAAAGCAGTAGCTGTCGCAATCGAATCATTACATGAGATTTCTCAAAAAGTAGAAAATAAAGAAGAAATTGCGCAAGTAGGTGCTATTTCTGCGGCAAATGAAGAAGTAGGTCGTTATATTTCAGAAGCAATGGAAAAAGTAGGGAACGATGGTGTGATCTCTATTGAAGAATCAAATGGTTTCAACACAGAATTAGATGTCGTTGAAGGTATGCAATTTGATCGTGGTTACCAATCACCTTATATGGTGACAGATTCTGATAAAATGACTGCCGAATTAGAAAATCCGTATATTTTAATTACAGATAAGAAAATCTCATCATTCCAAGATATCTTGCCGTTATTAGAACAAATCGTTCAATCAAGTCGTCCGATTTTAATCGTAGCAGATGAAGTAGAAGGCGATGCATTGACGAACTTAGTATTAAACCGTATGCGTGGTACCTTCACAGCCGTTGCAGTGAAAGCACCTGGATTTGGTGATCGTCGTAAAGCGATGCTTGAAGACTTAGCAATTCTTACAGGCGCACAAGTGATTACAGACGATCTTGGTTTAGACTTGAAAGAAACAACAATTGATATGCTTGGAACAGCAAGCAAAGTGGAAGTAACAAAAGATAACACAACAGTTGTTGGTGGTAATGGTGATGCAACAAACATCGATGCACGCGTCAACCAACTTAAAGCACAAATCGATGAGACGGATTCAGACTTTGACCGTGAAAAACTTCAAGAACGTCTTGCAAAATTAGCAGGTGGTGTAGCAGTAATCAAAGTCGGTGCTGCAACAGAAACAGAATTAAAAGAACGTAAATTGCGTATTGAAGATGCATTAAACTCAACACGTGCAGCGGTTGAAGAAGGAATCGTTGCAGGCGGTGGAACAGCATTAATGAATATCTACAAAAATATCGAAGCCATTGAAGCAGAAGGAGATATGGCGACAGGTGTGAAAATTGTATTGAAAGCATTACAAGCACCAGTCCGTCAAATCGCTGAAAATGCTGGTTTAGAAGGTTCTGTGATTGTTGAACAAATGAAAAATGCAGAGCCAGGTATTGGTTACAATGCAGCAACAGATGAGTGGGTAAACATGCTTGATGCAGGTATCGTAGACCCAACAAAAGTAACACGTTCAGCATTACAACATGCAGCAAGTGTTGCAGCAATGTTTTTAACAACAGAAGCCGTAGTCGCAAACATTCCTGAAGATAAAGGCAACGATATGCCAGCTATGGGCGGCATGCCAGGCATGATGTAA
- a CDS encoding DNA primase family protein: MDKISNIDDHLLEKYNEEIEYDDKFNHTKFSEMLARKYNMIMIDENIHFFNGEFYQHLDEETIRQMTYLEMPNIKEHQNREVFYKIKAMSIKFKDEELEPHKLVLNNGVLDLKTHQLHKHSANHISTSKIDVTFDRSKRSKKLEDFIKSISDEDAQIEKLIYQIIAYCLYKENFIGKTIFFYSAGVKTKNGSNGKSTILQLIQDFIGKRNTTSLKFKDLSHEFKPARLMGKMVNIDDDMDNTYIKDTGNYKSIATGNRINVNPKGKQDFDFTPHNKLLFAGNNIPQASDKTDGFYRRMVIVPMNRTFGDGHYPKELGLNKKLNNPDVMSALLNKCLEHLPELLETGDFTKVNESNDLIQSYKYENEPVRHFLDMEGERPIHPVDGRAREVAYEIYRQWAKRYGYEVMKVHNLTKELIRLGYTVERVRSPYKGYGIDFYHKKSKVLYDVAPYDTDDKYSDKTNVIKPRKGSNLYKKIKSVYGE; the protein is encoded by the coding sequence ATGGATAAAATCAGTAACATCGACGACCATTTACTAGAGAAATACAATGAAGAAATTGAATATGACGACAAATTCAATCACACGAAGTTCAGTGAGATGTTAGCTAGAAAATACAATATGATTATGATAGATGAAAATATTCATTTTTTTAACGGTGAATTTTACCAGCATTTAGACGAGGAAACAATTAGGCAAATGACTTATTTGGAAATGCCAAATATTAAAGAGCATCAGAATCGTGAAGTGTTTTACAAAATTAAAGCGATGTCGATTAAATTTAAAGATGAAGAATTAGAGCCACATAAATTAGTGCTTAACAATGGCGTTTTGGATCTAAAGACACATCAACTTCATAAGCATTCGGCTAACCATATTTCGACGTCGAAAATTGATGTGACTTTTGACCGAAGTAAAAGAAGTAAAAAACTTGAGGATTTTATTAAGAGCATATCAGATGAAGATGCCCAAATTGAAAAACTTATATATCAAATTATAGCGTATTGTTTGTATAAAGAAAACTTTATTGGGAAAACTATTTTCTTTTATAGTGCAGGAGTTAAAACTAAAAATGGAAGTAACGGTAAATCAACGATACTTCAATTAATTCAAGATTTCATCGGTAAAAGGAACACGACATCTCTTAAATTTAAAGATTTGAGTCACGAATTTAAACCAGCACGACTAATGGGCAAAATGGTTAATATTGATGATGACATGGATAACACATACATCAAGGACACAGGGAACTATAAATCAATTGCCACAGGGAATCGAATTAATGTTAATCCTAAAGGTAAACAAGATTTTGATTTCACCCCGCATAACAAACTTCTTTTTGCAGGCAATAATATACCACAGGCTAGTGATAAAACAGATGGATTTTATCGCAGAATGGTTATTGTCCCAATGAATCGCACATTTGGCGATGGACATTATCCTAAAGAGTTAGGGCTCAATAAGAAGTTAAATAATCCCGATGTTATGTCTGCATTATTAAATAAGTGTTTGGAACATTTGCCCGAATTGCTAGAAACAGGTGACTTTACTAAAGTTAATGAAAGTAATGATTTAATTCAGAGCTACAAATATGAAAATGAACCTGTGCGCCACTTTTTGGACATGGAAGGCGAAAGACCTATTCACCCCGTAGATGGCAGGGCGAGAGAAGTCGCGTATGAAATTTATCGCCAATGGGCTAAGCGTTATGGTTATGAAGTGATGAAGGTTCATAATTTAACTAAAGAATTAATCAGATTAGGGTACACAGTGGAACGTGTTAGATCACCTTATAAAGGTTATGGTATAGATTTTTATCACAAAAAAAGTAAAGTTCTTTATGATGTGGCGCCATATGATACTGATGACAAGTACAGTGACAAAACAAACGTTATTAAACCTAGAAAAGGTAGCAACCTGTATAAAAAAATTAAATCTGTGTACGGGGAGTAG
- a CDS encoding HK97 family phage prohead protease, whose translation MKEIRSAEIQTDSQSNEMVLEGTAIVFNKPTQITTPTGSYTEIIKRNALDGLKLNDTRLLVSHDVNRIPLAKSPKTMDIWTDDIGMHFRATLPDTEEARSVYTAVKRGDLSGMSFGFTVSDGSQYDVNTRTRTITKIDKVLEFSVVNYPAYAEASVEARQQIQEAELKHKARQQALIGLNKLQSKELK comes from the coding sequence ATGAAGGAAATTAGAAGTGCAGAAATACAAACAGATTCCCAAAGTAACGAAATGGTACTTGAGGGAACAGCAATTGTATTTAATAAACCAACGCAGATTACTACGCCTACAGGATCATATACCGAAATCATTAAACGTAATGCGTTAGATGGCTTGAAGCTCAACGATACACGACTTTTAGTGTCACATGATGTGAACCGTATACCACTAGCGAAATCACCTAAGACGATGGATATATGGACTGATGATATTGGTATGCATTTCCGCGCGACCTTACCAGATACGGAAGAAGCCCGCTCTGTTTATACGGCAGTAAAACGGGGCGACCTCTCAGGTATGAGTTTTGGTTTCACAGTATCTGACGGTAGTCAATATGATGTGAATACACGCACACGTACTATAACTAAAATTGATAAGGTGCTTGAGTTTAGTGTTGTGAATTATCCTGCATATGCAGAAGCAAGCGTAGAAGCACGACAACAAATTCAGGAAGCTGAACTTAAACACAAAGCAAGACAACAAGCCTTAATCGGTTTGAACAAATTACAATCAAAGGAGTTAAAATAA
- a CDS encoding primase alpha helix C-terminal domain-containing protein gives MFNLKHDDELLILLYQSLTSKGTENVKNIKWSDWCEFLTRPVVSHDKYANKLAIYGDVADAEGISHRRLKENVMYRQVFSLDYDDIDDMNRFLDNVKNKMRHFAYFIYSTYRHRDKQDEHDKDLRPRFRLLIPIDDIVTPDEYTKYARALSRYIGEVIDESCLKAIQLSALPVISSKYAPFHWHINDAPFITRAQLDSCLAKYPLDATEGESQNIKVAYNKRGSEYWRDIAFGVAEGGRNQALASVIGHLLRRYVDGHLVYGLALAWGESCNPPLQEKEVAKIFNSILRIHLREKEEKNG, from the coding sequence ATGTTCAATTTAAAGCACGATGATGAACTTCTTATTCTATTATATCAAAGTTTAACATCTAAGGGAACAGAAAATGTAAAAAATATTAAGTGGTCTGACTGGTGCGAGTTTTTAACTCGTCCAGTTGTCAGCCATGATAAATACGCTAATAAACTAGCGATATACGGTGATGTTGCTGATGCTGAAGGTATATCACACCGTCGTTTAAAAGAAAATGTGATGTATCGACAAGTATTTTCATTGGATTATGATGACATCGACGATATGAACAGATTTCTCGATAACGTCAAAAACAAGATGAGACACTTCGCTTACTTCATATACAGCACCTACAGACACCGTGACAAGCAAGATGAACATGATAAAGATTTGCGTCCTAGATTTCGGCTATTAATTCCGATTGATGACATTGTCACACCAGATGAATATACAAAGTATGCTAGGGCATTATCGAGGTATATCGGAGAAGTGATTGATGAATCATGCTTAAAAGCTATCCAATTATCGGCATTACCCGTAATTAGTAGCAAATATGCACCATTCCACTGGCATATCAATGACGCACCATTCATTACACGTGCACAATTGGACAGTTGTCTAGCGAAATATCCTCTCGATGCAACTGAGGGCGAATCTCAGAACATCAAGGTTGCATATAACAAACGAGGTTCAGAATATTGGCGTGATATTGCATTCGGAGTGGCAGAAGGTGGACGGAATCAAGCATTAGCATCAGTGATTGGACATTTATTGCGAAGATATGTTGATGGTCATTTAGTGTACGGATTAGCTCTTGCTTGGGGCGAAAGTTGTAATCCTCCATTGCAGGAAAAAGAAGTTGCTAAAATATTTAATTCAATTTTAAGAATTCATTTGCGAGAGAAGGAGGAAAAAAATGGATAA
- a CDS encoding helix-turn-helix transcriptional regulator: MNIGDNIRKIRKEKNITQSQLATSLEISQSYLSDLENNRKNLGIKTIEKIAKKLNVSVAYLTSGNKMLRDLNDKEKREMMSKLSHEISKTNMESELNLKSNLLDLIQRDLKYRDVHYFNNIYNFYELEKTEDDNLLFISVLLQMLRQHKMSGSKEAYDDITNEFNDFLKRYLNIK, translated from the coding sequence ATGAATATTGGCGATAATATCAGAAAAATACGCAAAGAAAAAAATATAACACAAAGCCAGCTGGCGACTTCTTTAGAAATTTCTCAATCCTATTTAAGCGATTTAGAAAATAATAGAAAGAATTTAGGGATTAAGACAATTGAAAAAATCGCAAAAAAGCTCAACGTTTCAGTAGCTTACTTGACTAGTGGTAATAAAATGCTTAGGGATTTAAATGACAAAGAGAAAAGAGAAATGATGTCAAAATTAAGTCACGAAATTTCTAAAACTAACATGGAAAGCGAATTGAATCTAAAAAGTAATTTATTAGATTTAATTCAACGCGACTTAAAATATAGAGACGTACACTATTTTAATAATATATATAACTTTTATGAACTAGAAAAAACGGAAGATGATAATTTACTATTTATTTCTGTCCTCCTACAAATGTTACGACAACATAAAATGAGTGGTAGTAAAGAAGCGTACGATGATATTACCAATGAATTTAACGACTTCTTAAAGCGTTATTTAAATATTAAGTAG
- a CDS encoding helix-turn-helix transcriptional regulator, which produces MGVLINTNNFKKAMFLKGFNLSDLSNKAEVSTTYLSQIVNGKKIPSPKTSKKIADALGVEIEDIFEFVLKEA; this is translated from the coding sequence ATGGGTGTCCTAATCAATACTAATAACTTTAAAAAAGCAATGTTTTTAAAAGGGTTTAATTTATCTGACTTGTCAAACAAGGCAGAAGTAAGCACTACGTATTTGAGTCAAATTGTTAATGGTAAGAAAATACCTAGCCCAAAAACTAGCAAAAAGATTGCTGACGCCTTAGGTGTTGAAATTGAAGATATTTTTGAATTTGTATTAAAGGAGGCATAA
- a CDS encoding pathogenicity island protein has product MKQQVIITKTIVGWYNIKDTNHNLLLNVSPQVFEQNFPEVNNDVQIAVLEMDLSRITEIKNKKKVGS; this is encoded by the coding sequence ATGAAACAACAAGTCATTATTACAAAGACGATTGTCGGCTGGTACAACATTAAGGATACAAATCACAATCTACTTTTAAATGTATCCCCACAAGTATTTGAACAGAACTTTCCTGAAGTGAATAATGATGTTCAAATTGCAGTGTTAGAAATGGATTTATCAAGAATTACAGAAATTAAAAATAAGAAAAAGGTAGGTAGTTAA
- a CDS encoding helix-turn-helix domain-containing protein, producing the protein MFNINIDENEAREMFQKAIDERIDELAHDKYFMTYKELSEYLNLSKPTIEALLINNGMKYYRVGTTYRFKKSDVDEFMNNITSQMDIHNNDLKKLNKVVTR; encoded by the coding sequence ATGTTCAACATTAACATTGATGAAAATGAAGCACGTGAAATGTTCCAAAAAGCCATTGATGAGCGTATTGATGAGCTGGCACATGATAAATACTTTATGACTTATAAAGAGTTATCAGAGTATCTGAATCTAAGTAAACCAACTATTGAGGCGTTACTCATTAACAACGGCATGAAGTACTATCGTGTTGGTACGACATATCGTTTTAAGAAGTCTGATGTAGATGAATTTATGAATAATATCACATCGCAAATGGACATTCACAATAACGATTTGAAAAAACTAAATAAGGTGGTCACACGATGA
- a CDS encoding site-specific integrase, producing the protein MATYEKRGNTWRYRISTGKNPTTGKYEYISKSGFKRKSDAKHHAEMIERQLRTGEYIAPSSHTFKQVADDWIKHYSNDAKISSVRVRHKAICHAVQRFGRYPIQSIKKHDYQSFVDDMTKEYSKNYVDSIVSSTNMIFKYAHEMKLIKTLPSDNIRRPKKKRTVEELEETEIHKKFLEKDELVEFLQVAKYNHSPQNSFEVFITLAYTGMRAGELLALKWADIDFENNTISITKTYYNPNNNKKKYQILTPKTDSSIGKISVDPKIINLLKDYKVNVQDKWKDELYIDNNFVFTDNNGYPLVIKKLQLWIKAILKKTDINKNISTHSFRHTHCALLIEAGVHIKEIQERLRHKDINTTMNIYAKITNSYKKDASQKFSQLMENVSKELF; encoded by the coding sequence ATGGCAACATATGAAAAACGTGGCAACACATGGCGTTACCGTATTTCCACTGGTAAGAATCCGACTACTGGCAAATATGAATATATCTCTAAATCAGGTTTCAAACGTAAATCAGATGCTAAACATCATGCTGAAATGATTGAACGACAATTGCGTACTGGTGAATATATAGCACCATCTTCACATACGTTTAAACAGGTTGCTGATGACTGGATTAAACATTATTCCAATGATGCAAAAATAAGTAGCGTCAGAGTGCGCCACAAAGCCATATGCCACGCTGTACAAAGATTTGGTAGATATCCTATACAAAGTATCAAAAAGCATGACTATCAATCGTTTGTGGACGATATGACAAAAGAATATAGCAAGAATTATGTTGATAGTATTGTGTCATCTACTAATATGATTTTTAAGTATGCTCATGAAATGAAATTAATCAAAACACTTCCTAGTGATAATATTAGACGCCCTAAAAAGAAACGTACAGTTGAAGAATTAGAGGAAACTGAAATACATAAAAAATTCCTAGAAAAAGATGAATTAGTAGAGTTCTTACAAGTGGCAAAATATAATCATTCACCACAAAATAGTTTTGAAGTCTTTATCACATTAGCCTATACGGGCATGCGTGCTGGTGAATTACTAGCATTAAAATGGGCTGATATTGACTTTGAGAACAACACGATTAGCATTACAAAAACTTATTACAATCCAAACAATAATAAGAAAAAATATCAGATACTCACACCAAAAACTGATTCTTCAATTGGTAAGATTTCTGTTGACCCAAAAATAATTAATTTACTGAAAGACTATAAAGTGAATGTACAAGATAAATGGAAAGATGAGTTATATATAGATAATAATTTTGTATTCACAGATAATAATGGTTATCCACTTGTGATAAAGAAACTTCAATTATGGATAAAAGCTATACTTAAAAAAACCGATATTAATAAAAACATCTCCACTCACTCGTTCAGACATACACATTGTGCATTGCTTATTGAAGCTGGTGTACATATTAAAGAAATTCAGGAACGCTTACGTCACAAAGATATTAACACCACAATGAACATTTACGCTAAAATCACAAATTCATACAAAAAAGACGCTTCCCAAAAGTTTAGCCAACTCATGGAAAACGTCTCAAAAGAATTATTTTAA